The Paraburkholderia sp. ZP32-5 genome includes a window with the following:
- a CDS encoding TonB-dependent receptor domain-containing protein, with protein MQSPIARAALLAFASLPLVVHAQSAEPAASASAVPAGASSPSSSSSVTAATAPTDANLAAAEAVTALAPIVVTAERGPQALTDAIPQTAQFDQQDIADTTATDLPGLLQLAPGAQITRNGGPGSSASLSLRGASATQSLVLIDGVRVDSVSLGSAQISQIPLDQVDHVEVVNGNVSALYGSGAIGGVVQVFTKDGGDHPPRFNFSVGYGSYHTQTQTLGANGALDRDGRTTFSITLARTRDDGFSSINPSQAPGANPNANGYLNESISASLRHKFNDNWDAGVRYLQSNGNNSYDNAYGVPTDLNNLYSKVSQVSVFANGRLTDWWTTHFTVAQGDDRSVSNTNGVYNGRFDTDSRQYTWQNDFALAAHQKLQIGYEHLDQSLDSDTFGAPERHVDSVFAGYTARFGRNQIQANVRRDQYSDFGGANSYYLGYGFDITSHWKATASYSDAFRAPSFDDLYYPLSGNPSIQPERSHSVEAGLQYASNALGVMRLNAFQTRYTNLIDYVQTTPGIYLPENVGHAKVQGLEGSWSGHVGKTDVRASLTLQNPVDLDNDVDLVRRARRFGSLAINRSIGVWRVGGEWIVSGPSVDSNGNLGGYGVVNLSARYNITKAWWVSAQIQNLLNKDYETAYSYNSPGRGAYVTLGWQQQ; from the coding sequence CTTCGGCGTCCGCCGTGCCGGCCGGCGCTTCATCCCCGTCTTCATCTTCGTCTGTCACTGCGGCAACCGCTCCCACCGATGCGAACCTCGCCGCCGCCGAAGCGGTCACCGCACTTGCGCCGATCGTCGTGACCGCCGAACGCGGACCGCAAGCGCTCACCGATGCGATTCCGCAAACCGCGCAGTTCGATCAGCAGGACATCGCCGACACCACCGCGACCGATCTGCCAGGCCTGCTGCAACTCGCGCCCGGCGCGCAGATCACGCGCAACGGCGGCCCCGGTTCGAGCGCGAGCCTCTCGTTGCGCGGCGCGTCGGCGACGCAATCGCTAGTGTTGATCGACGGCGTGCGCGTCGATTCGGTGAGCCTCGGCAGCGCGCAGATCTCGCAGATTCCGCTCGATCAGGTCGATCATGTCGAAGTCGTCAACGGCAACGTGTCCGCGTTATACGGATCGGGCGCGATCGGCGGCGTCGTGCAGGTGTTCACGAAGGACGGCGGCGATCATCCGCCGCGTTTCAACTTTTCAGTCGGCTACGGCAGCTATCACACGCAGACGCAAACGCTCGGCGCCAACGGCGCGCTCGATCGGGATGGCCGCACGACCTTCAGCATCACACTCGCACGCACCAGGGACGATGGCTTTTCGTCGATCAACCCGAGCCAGGCGCCGGGCGCGAATCCGAATGCGAACGGCTATCTGAACGAGAGCATCTCGGCATCGCTGCGTCACAAGTTCAACGACAACTGGGATGCGGGCGTGCGCTATTTGCAGTCGAACGGCAACAATAGCTACGACAACGCGTATGGCGTGCCGACCGATCTGAACAACCTGTATAGCAAGGTGAGTCAGGTGTCGGTGTTCGCGAACGGCAGGCTGACCGACTGGTGGACCACGCACTTCACGGTCGCCCAGGGCGACGATCGGAGCGTGTCGAATACCAACGGCGTCTATAACGGCCGCTTCGATACCGACAGTCGTCAGTACACGTGGCAGAACGATTTCGCGCTCGCCGCGCATCAGAAGCTGCAGATCGGCTACGAACATCTGGACCAGAGCCTCGACTCCGATACGTTCGGCGCGCCCGAGCGTCATGTCGATTCGGTGTTCGCGGGCTATACCGCGAGGTTCGGCCGCAACCAGATTCAGGCCAATGTGCGGCGCGACCAGTATTCCGATTTCGGCGGAGCGAACAGTTACTATCTCGGCTACGGTTTCGACATCACGTCGCACTGGAAGGCAACCGCAAGCTATTCGGATGCGTTTCGCGCGCCGAGCTTCGACGATCTGTACTATCCGTTGAGCGGTAATCCATCGATCCAGCCGGAGCGCAGTCATTCCGTGGAAGCAGGCTTGCAGTACGCGTCGAATGCGCTCGGCGTGATGCGCTTGAACGCATTCCAGACGCGCTATACGAATCTGATCGACTACGTGCAGACGACTCCCGGCATCTATCTGCCCGAGAACGTCGGCCATGCGAAGGTGCAGGGGCTCGAGGGATCGTGGAGCGGTCATGTCGGCAAGACCGACGTGCGCGCGTCGCTGACGCTGCAAAACCCCGTCGATCTCGACAACGACGTCGACCTCGTGCGGCGCGCGCGACGCTTCGGCTCGCTCGCGATCAATCGCAGCATCGGCGTATGGCGCGTCGGTGGAGAGTGGATCGTCAGCGGTCCGAGCGTCGATAGCAACGGCAACCTCGGCGGCTACGGCGTCGTGAATCTGTCGGCGCGCTACAACATCACGAAGGCGTGGTGGGTCAGCGCGCAAATCCAGAACCTGTTGAACAAGGACTATGAAACGGCCTACTCGTACAACTCGCCGGGGCGCGGTGCGTATGTCACGCTCGGCTGGCAGCAGCAGTAA
- a CDS encoding FecCD family ABC transporter permease — MNQAPASSSTPPRAPLRTMSAKRAAMIWLGLALVALVVLIASLALGSVPLAPSRVLAALAPSHAFDGVYTGATTNDLAGEIVRTLRLPRALAGFACGGLLALAGALLQVLLRNPLAEPYVLGVSGGAASFALVAMIAGGAWWIVDASAFAGAFVSILLVLGLARRELWRGEPQDTSPRLLLTGAVIAAGWGALITLLLNLAPDSRLRGMLFWLTGDLNGGALPWTALIALALALIAIVPAAPRLNVLLRGDAAAQALGVAVMPLRLRVYLVASLAAAAAVTTAGTIGFVGLVVPHMLRLAFGNDQRMLLPAAVLGGGVAVMGADLIARTVIAPAQLPVGVITSLVGVPVFLWMLLRRRR, encoded by the coding sequence ATGAACCAGGCGCCTGCTTCTTCGAGCACGCCGCCGCGCGCACCACTTCGCACGATGAGCGCGAAGCGCGCGGCCATGATCTGGCTCGGGCTCGCACTGGTCGCGCTGGTGGTGCTGATCGCGTCGCTCGCGCTCGGCAGCGTGCCGCTTGCGCCATCGCGCGTGCTTGCGGCATTGGCGCCGTCGCATGCATTCGATGGCGTGTACACCGGCGCGACGACCAACGATCTGGCCGGCGAAATCGTGCGCACACTGCGCTTGCCGCGCGCGCTCGCCGGCTTCGCATGCGGCGGTTTGCTCGCGCTCGCCGGCGCGTTGCTGCAAGTGTTGTTGCGCAATCCGTTGGCCGAACCGTATGTGCTCGGTGTGTCGGGCGGCGCGGCGAGCTTCGCGCTCGTCGCGATGATCGCGGGCGGCGCATGGTGGATCGTCGATGCGAGCGCGTTCGCCGGCGCGTTCGTGTCGATCCTGCTGGTGCTCGGGCTCGCGCGTCGCGAACTGTGGCGCGGCGAGCCGCAAGACACGTCGCCGCGCCTGCTGTTGACCGGTGCGGTGATCGCGGCGGGCTGGGGCGCGTTGATCACGCTGCTGCTCAATCTCGCGCCCGACAGCCGTCTGCGCGGCATGCTGTTCTGGTTGACCGGCGATCTCAACGGCGGCGCGTTGCCGTGGACCGCGCTGATCGCGCTGGCTCTCGCGCTGATCGCGATCGTGCCGGCCGCGCCGCGTCTGAATGTGCTGCTGCGTGGCGATGCGGCCGCCCAGGCGCTCGGTGTCGCGGTGATGCCACTGCGTTTGCGCGTCTATCTGGTCGCGTCGCTCGCGGCCGCCGCGGCGGTAACGACCGCGGGCACGATCGGCTTTGTCGGCCTCGTCGTGCCGCATATGCTGCGTCTCGCGTTCGGCAACGACCAGCGCATGCTGCTGCCGGCGGCCGTGCTCGGCGGCGGCGTCGCGGTGATGGGCGCGGACCTGATCGCGCGTACCGTGATCGCGCCCGCGCAATTGCCGGTCGGCGTGATCACGTCACTGGTCGGTGTGCCGGTGTTTCTGTGGATGCTGTTGAGGCGCCGCCGATGA
- a CDS encoding ABC transporter ATP-binding protein: MMQSHDTSSPSCLSVQRLTLRAGPRTLLDAFTHTFNAGEIWCIAGPNGAGKTTLLSTLAGLARASAGHVELDGVRLADWQPVPLARRRALMPQSAADAFSANVFDIVLLNRFPHLSDWGWDGDDDREIAHAALERLGLAQFAARDVLSLSGGERQRVALAAVLCQDAPLLLLDEPLSHLDLHHQIDCLEALVEWTHEPGRGTARSVLFSCHDLNLARRFATHALLLDGEGGAHAGPVRDVLTPALTSRAFGYPLILIRDGEHEALIPAPRARAHDESPTGHDRASG, translated from the coding sequence ATGATGCAAAGCCACGACACCTCATCTCCTTCATGTTTGAGCGTGCAACGTCTGACGTTGCGCGCCGGTCCGCGCACGTTGCTCGATGCGTTCACGCACACGTTCAATGCGGGCGAAATCTGGTGTATCGCCGGGCCGAACGGCGCGGGCAAGACGACGCTGCTGTCGACGCTCGCGGGACTCGCGCGAGCCTCGGCGGGCCACGTCGAACTCGATGGCGTGCGGCTCGCCGACTGGCAGCCGGTGCCGCTCGCGCGGCGTCGTGCGTTGATGCCGCAAAGCGCGGCCGATGCGTTCAGCGCGAACGTGTTCGACATCGTGCTGCTGAACCGCTTTCCGCATCTGAGCGACTGGGGCTGGGATGGCGACGACGACCGGGAGATTGCGCACGCGGCGCTCGAACGGCTCGGCCTCGCGCAATTCGCCGCGCGCGACGTGTTGTCGCTATCGGGCGGCGAGCGGCAACGTGTCGCGCTGGCGGCCGTGCTGTGTCAGGACGCGCCGCTGCTGCTGCTCGACGAACCGTTGTCGCATCTCGACTTGCATCATCAGATCGACTGTCTCGAAGCGCTCGTCGAGTGGACGCATGAGCCAGGCCGCGGCACGGCTCGCAGCGTACTGTTTTCGTGCCATGACCTGAACCTCGCGCGCCGCTTCGCGACGCACGCGCTATTGCTCGACGGCGAGGGCGGCGCGCATGCGGGCCCGGTGCGCGACGTGCTGACGCCCGCATTGACGAGCCGCGCGTTCGGCTATCCGCTGATTCTGATTCGCGACGGCGAGCACGAGGCGCTGATTCCCGCGCCGCGTGCGCGTGCACATGATGAATCGCCGACCGGTCATGACCGCGCGTCAGGCTGA
- the cobT gene encoding nicotinate-nucleotide--dimethylbenzimidazole phosphoribosyltransferase encodes MTFFPRPAGLPEVVPVDQTLRAELQRIIDTRTKPPGSLGRLETLALQMALIQRSTHPTVQRPAMIVFAGDHGIAAEGVSPYPQAVTAQMVANFIAGGAAINALSRVAGLELEVVNAGVATPVPSSTGLVDIPIAGGTRNFAHEAAMTHDQALAAMQAGAERVRHHAALGTNVIGFGEMGIANTSAAACLMSRLCDVPIDECVGRGTGLDDAGLAKKRTVLAAALARHADVRAPLDVLATFGGFEIAMIAGAYLAAAEARMTILVDGFIASSALLVADALSPELREYCVFAHASNETGHRRMLDHFGAQPLLSLDLRLGEGTGAALAVPLLRAATAFVNEMASFDSAGVADRDA; translated from the coding sequence ATGACTTTCTTTCCACGTCCGGCCGGTTTGCCCGAAGTCGTGCCCGTCGATCAGACGCTGCGCGCCGAGTTGCAACGGATCATCGATACGCGCACTAAACCTCCGGGCAGCCTCGGCCGGCTCGAAACGCTCGCGTTGCAGATGGCCCTGATCCAACGCAGCACGCATCCGACCGTGCAGCGGCCCGCGATGATCGTGTTCGCCGGCGATCACGGCATCGCTGCTGAAGGGGTGAGCCCGTATCCGCAAGCGGTGACCGCGCAGATGGTCGCGAACTTCATCGCGGGCGGCGCGGCGATCAATGCGCTGAGCCGCGTCGCCGGTCTCGAACTCGAAGTGGTCAACGCGGGTGTCGCGACGCCGGTGCCGTCGAGCACCGGACTCGTCGACATTCCGATTGCGGGTGGCACGCGCAACTTCGCGCACGAAGCGGCGATGACGCACGACCAGGCACTCGCCGCGATGCAGGCAGGCGCCGAGCGCGTGCGTCATCACGCGGCGCTCGGCACCAACGTGATCGGCTTCGGCGAGATGGGTATTGCGAATACATCAGCGGCCGCGTGTCTGATGAGCCGGCTGTGCGATGTGCCGATCGACGAATGCGTCGGCCGCGGCACCGGTCTCGACGACGCCGGGCTTGCGAAAAAACGCACTGTGCTCGCCGCCGCGCTCGCGCGTCACGCGGATGTCCGCGCGCCGCTCGATGTCCTCGCGACATTCGGCGGCTTCGAAATCGCGATGATCGCGGGTGCGTATCTGGCTGCCGCCGAAGCGCGCATGACGATTCTCGTCGACGGCTTTATCGCGAGTTCGGCGCTGCTGGTCGCCGATGCGTTGTCGCCCGAGTTGCGCGAGTACTGCGTGTTCGCGCATGCATCGAATGAGACGGGCCATCGCCGGATGCTCGATCATTTTGGCGCGCAGCCGTTGCTGTCGCTCGATCTGCGGCTCGGCGAAGGCACGGGCGCGGCGCTGGCGGTGCCACTGCTGCGCGCGGCGACGGCCTTTGTCAACGAGATGGCGAGCTTCGACTCGGCGGGCGTCGCGGATCGCGACGCCTGA
- a CDS encoding adenosylcobinamide-GDP ribazoletransferase yields the protein MNPLAELRYFFTALGYFTRVPVPRWVGYEPHYLNAAARYFPLVGVLIGGLSALVYLAALRVFPAGVAVLLSMAASLLVTGAFHEDGLADCVDAFGGAYTRDDALRIMHDSRIGAFGAIALVIALTMKWQTLAALPPLRAASLMIAAHGASRACAISYLATLDYVRAEGKAKPVAQRLSGPALLCAALFGLPWLLWPNGPGAPAWRFAALACAVLLVLRFAIGRYFVRRIGGYTGDCLGFAQQIFELSIYLVGLAWISS from the coding sequence ATGAACCCGCTCGCGGAACTGCGCTATTTCTTCACCGCGCTCGGTTATTTCACGCGCGTGCCGGTGCCGCGCTGGGTCGGCTACGAGCCGCACTATCTGAACGCGGCGGCACGCTATTTTCCGCTGGTCGGCGTGCTGATCGGTGGCCTCAGCGCGCTCGTCTATCTCGCCGCGCTGCGGGTGTTTCCGGCCGGCGTCGCGGTGCTGCTGTCGATGGCCGCGTCTCTGCTCGTGACCGGTGCATTCCACGAGGACGGTCTGGCCGATTGCGTCGATGCGTTCGGTGGCGCCTATACGCGTGATGATGCGTTACGCATCATGCACGACTCGCGCATCGGTGCATTCGGCGCCATCGCGCTCGTGATCGCGTTGACGATGAAGTGGCAAACGCTCGCGGCATTGCCGCCGTTGCGCGCTGCAAGTCTGATGATTGCGGCGCACGGTGCGAGCCGCGCATGCGCAATCAGCTATCTGGCCACGCTTGACTACGTGCGCGCGGAAGGCAAGGCGAAGCCGGTCGCGCAGCGACTGTCCGGGCCCGCGCTGCTGTGCGCGGCGCTATTCGGTCTGCCGTGGCTGTTGTGGCCGAACGGCCCCGGCGCGCCGGCCTGGCGCTTCGCGGCGCTCGCCTGCGCGGTGCTGCTCGTGCTGCGCTTCGCGATCGGACGTTACTTCGTCAGACGCATTGGCGGTTATACCGGCGATTGCCTCGGCTTCGCGCAACAGATTTTCGAATTGAGCATCTACCTGGTGGGGCTCGCATGGATATCGTCCTGA
- the cobC gene encoding alpha-ribazole phosphatase yields MDIVLIRHPAVALDAGVCYGHADVALAENAEVSSNALALRLATLQVPAPRVLISSPLTRCAAFAAEIANDFGCVVSHDESLKEMDFGDWESQRWDAIDRAQLDDWAANFEHARAHGGESVAQFVARVHAWFDAFAQTRELSPAYVVTHSGVMRAIASSVLEVPLARCLQWSIDMTGIIWLRRNDDTQQWTLVRWNA; encoded by the coding sequence ATGGATATCGTCCTGATTCGTCATCCCGCTGTCGCGCTCGATGCGGGCGTCTGTTATGGCCACGCCGATGTCGCGTTGGCCGAAAACGCCGAGGTATCGTCGAACGCATTGGCGTTGCGGCTCGCGACATTGCAGGTGCCGGCGCCGCGCGTGCTGATCTCGAGTCCGCTCACGCGCTGCGCGGCGTTCGCGGCCGAGATCGCGAACGATTTCGGCTGCGTGGTCAGCCACGACGAAAGTCTGAAGGAAATGGATTTCGGCGACTGGGAGTCGCAGCGCTGGGACGCGATCGATCGCGCGCAACTCGACGACTGGGCCGCCAACTTCGAGCATGCGCGCGCGCACGGCGGCGAGAGCGTCGCGCAGTTCGTCGCGCGCGTGCACGCGTGGTTCGATGCGTTCGCGCAGACCCGCGAGTTATCGCCGGCCTATGTGGTCACGCATTCGGGCGTGATGCGCGCGATCGCGTCGTCGGTGCTCGAGGTGCCGCTTGCGCGTTGTCTGCAATGGTCGATCGATATGACGGGGATCATATGGTTGCGGCGCAATGACGACACGCAGCAATGGACACTGGTGCGCTGGAATGCGTGA
- a CDS encoding cobalamin-binding protein → MIRFAVNPHPLLRFVATASLVIATLSAHAAISVTDDTGATVTLAAPAQRVISLAPHVTELLYAAGGGAKMVGAVSYSDYPPQAQQLPRVGDNKALDLERIVALKPDLIVVWRHGNAQRQLDRLRELHIPLFFSEPHRLDDIAVSLTKLGQLLGTPATADAAAAAYRADIANLRAQYSNRAPVSVFYQVWDRPLMTLNGEHMISDVIALCGGRNVFAGLQPLVPTVSTEAVLAANPEAIVTAAPGATRPDTALPQLDTWRAWPGLAAVANNNLFAIDGDLINRPAPRLAQGARQLCEDLELARSRRHHP, encoded by the coding sequence ATGATCCGCTTCGCCGTGAACCCGCACCCTCTGCTGCGCTTCGTTGCCACTGCATCGCTCGTCATTGCCACGCTGAGCGCGCACGCCGCGATCAGCGTCACCGACGACACTGGCGCGACCGTCACGCTCGCCGCCCCCGCGCAACGCGTGATCAGTCTCGCGCCGCATGTGACCGAGTTGCTCTATGCCGCGGGCGGCGGCGCGAAAATGGTCGGCGCGGTGTCATACAGCGACTATCCGCCGCAAGCGCAGCAGTTGCCGCGCGTCGGCGATAACAAGGCGCTCGACCTCGAACGCATCGTCGCGTTGAAGCCCGATCTGATCGTCGTGTGGCGCCATGGCAATGCGCAGCGTCAGCTCGATCGATTGCGCGAGCTGCACATCCCGCTCTTTTTCAGCGAGCCGCATCGTCTCGACGACATCGCCGTATCGCTGACGAAGCTCGGCCAGTTGCTCGGCACGCCGGCCACCGCGGATGCGGCGGCGGCCGCGTATCGCGCGGACATCGCGAATCTGCGCGCGCAGTATTCGAACCGCGCGCCCGTCAGCGTGTTTTACCAGGTCTGGGACCGTCCATTGATGACGCTCAACGGCGAGCACATGATCAGCGACGTGATCGCGCTATGTGGCGGACGCAACGTGTTCGCGGGACTTCAACCGCTGGTGCCGACCGTGTCGACCGAAGCGGTGCTGGCCGCGAATCCGGAGGCGATCGTCACCGCCGCGCCCGGCGCGACGCGGCCCGACACGGCGCTGCCGCAACTCGACACATGGCGCGCGTGGCCGGGCCTCGCTGCGGTCGCGAACAACAACCTGTTCGCCATCGATGGCGATCTGATCAACCGCCCCGCGCCACGTCTCGCGCAAGGCGCGCGGCAGCTATGCGAGGATCTGGAACTCGCGCGCTCGCGCCGTCATCATCCGTAG
- the cobD gene encoding threonine-phosphate decarboxylase CobD → MNERLTDPLHARPDAAASPITHGGNLHDAATRYGIPYPRWLDLSTGINPHGYPVPPVPADAWRRLPDEGDGFAARAALYYGAPDAAHVLPVAGSQAAIRALPALLPRATVGIAPLTYGEYAPAFARAGHEVATLDVHADTLPATLTHVAIVNPNNPNAAHIDANTLLRWHAQLRERGGTLLVDEAFADVLAGASLAANTHRDGLIVLRSPGKFFGLAGVRAGFVLAAPAMLASLRDTLGAWTVSGPARHAVSAAFADTAWQVHMRARLVDESARLVELLRAHGFVTRGTPLFAWTDDARAAALHEALAQRGVWTRLFAPSLAVPSASVRIGLPGTEAEWTRFAQQLQEAMRAIDATPTDQRA, encoded by the coding sequence ATGAACGAGCGTCTGACCGATCCTCTGCATGCGCGGCCGGATGCAGCAGCCAGCCCGATCACACACGGCGGCAACCTGCACGATGCGGCGACGCGCTACGGCATCCCGTACCCGCGGTGGCTCGATCTGTCGACGGGCATCAATCCGCACGGCTATCCGGTGCCGCCGGTTCCCGCCGATGCATGGCGCCGTCTGCCGGACGAAGGCGATGGCTTCGCCGCGCGCGCGGCGCTCTACTACGGCGCACCCGACGCCGCGCACGTGCTGCCGGTCGCCGGCAGCCAGGCAGCGATTCGCGCGCTGCCCGCGCTGCTGCCGCGCGCGACGGTCGGCATCGCGCCGCTCACGTACGGCGAATACGCACCCGCGTTCGCGCGCGCCGGCCACGAGGTTGCAACACTCGACGTGCACGCCGACACGCTGCCCGCCACGCTGACACACGTGGCGATCGTGAACCCGAACAATCCAAACGCCGCGCACATCGATGCGAACACACTGCTGCGCTGGCATGCGCAGCTGCGCGAGCGCGGCGGCACGCTGCTCGTCGACGAAGCGTTCGCCGATGTGCTCGCGGGCGCATCGCTGGCCGCGAACACGCATCGTGATGGACTGATCGTGCTGCGCTCGCCGGGCAAATTCTTCGGCCTCGCCGGCGTGCGCGCCGGCTTCGTGCTGGCCGCGCCCGCGATGCTCGCAAGCTTGCGCGACACGTTGGGCGCATGGACCGTCAGCGGTCCCGCGCGACACGCGGTCAGCGCCGCGTTCGCCGATACCGCGTGGCAAGTGCACATGCGCGCGCGGCTCGTCGATGAAAGTGCGCGGCTCGTCGAGCTATTGCGCGCGCACGGTTTCGTCACACGTGGTACACCGCTGTTCGCATGGACCGACGACGCGCGCGCCGCCGCATTGCACGAAGCGCTCGCGCAACGCGGCGTGTGGACGCGGCTCTTTGCGCCGTCGCTTGCGGTGCCATCGGCAAGCGTGCGTATCGGCTTGCCCGGCACCGAGGCCGAATGGACTCGCTTCGCACAGCAACTGCAAGAAGCCATGCGCGCGATCGATGCCACGCCGACGGATCAACGTGCTTAG